The Carnobacterium mobile DSM 4848 genome includes a window with the following:
- a CDS encoding GntR family transcriptional regulator, with protein MKIPKYQQIKNDLLKKIEVGEFEHGDRFYSEAELVKLYSVSSITVIRAIQELANEGYLVRYQGKGTYVSRSRKRTLVEFSDIEVFAGKTETVEVLSMEEENEPDMRKELRLLKNESYYKITRVRKVDEDPFLVHFSYIPSQFIKKDIPNLAYYDSIYNRFKSDFNIRMYDQASKETNEILFPTEKDIADILLMKKNEPIVRQDKKTILQDGTVAEVVVSYKKWNYYKIELSTFNDQQ; from the coding sequence ATGAAAATTCCAAAATACCAACAAATTAAAAATGATTTACTCAAAAAAATCGAAGTAGGCGAATTTGAACATGGCGATCGCTTTTATAGCGAAGCGGAATTAGTGAAGCTGTACAGTGTAAGTTCTATTACTGTTATCAGAGCCATACAGGAATTAGCCAACGAAGGATACTTAGTGCGGTATCAGGGAAAAGGAACGTATGTCTCTCGCTCGCGCAAAAGAACTTTAGTTGAATTCTCAGATATTGAAGTTTTTGCAGGTAAAACAGAAACTGTAGAAGTTTTAAGCATGGAAGAAGAAAATGAACCTGATATGCGGAAAGAGTTAAGATTACTAAAAAATGAGAGCTACTATAAAATCACACGTGTGCGAAAAGTAGACGAAGACCCTTTTCTAGTGCATTTTTCCTATATTCCCAGTCAATTCATTAAAAAAGACATCCCTAATTTAGCCTACTATGATTCTATTTATAACCGTTTTAAAAGTGATTTTAATATTCGGATGTATGATCAAGCCTCAAAAGAAACCAATGAAATTCTCTTTCCAACTGAAAAAGATATTGCAGATATTTTGCTAATGAAAAAAAACGAGCCTATTGTACGTCAAGACAAGAAAACTATTTTACAAGACGGAACCGTGGCTGAAGTCGTTGTCAGCTATAAAAAGTGGAATTACTATAAAATTGAATTATCCACTTTTAATGATCAACAATAG